The nucleotide window ATTAGACTATTATTGTTTTCTCGACCAATCTTAACTTGAAGGCCATCGGGAATATCCCTAAACAATTCATACACATCTTGTTCTTCTTCCATCAAATGAAGCATCTCACGGACTTTATTAATATCATGAAATTCTGGTTGGTTGAGGATATTCGTTTTTCCGCCAAAATACACTTTTTGTTGACTTGCTTGAGCAAAAGAATCGGAAAATACATGCATAAAGCTTTCATAGTTTCTGACATGCTTTCCAAGTAGTTCTTTTACTTCCATTGGTATTTGTACTTTTAAATCATCAAGCGAAAGTCCAATTAGCCGTTCATTTAAAATGTTGACCATTCGTTCGATATCGGAAAGCGTCGAGCCCTCAGGTATTGTCACAAGATGGTTATCAACATGCCCTTGATCGGTAATTAAAATGAGCATTGCTTGAAAATTATTAATTGGTACAAATCTAAAGCCACTTAAATGATTTTTCGTCGCTTCAGGACCAAGCAAGATGGACGTGTAATTGGTTAAATCGGATAACATTAATGCTGAATTTTGGATAAGTCCTTCCATTTCATAATAATTCTCTGAAAAGAAAGAACGAATCATTTGTCTGTCGGATTTATCGAGCTTTTTGGGCTGGAGTAAATAATCGACATAGAAGCGATATCCTTTTTCTGAGGGAACTCGTCCGGATGAAGAATGCGTCTTTTCAATAAAGCCGTATTCCTCCAGGACACCCATCTCATTACGGATAGTCGCTGAACTATAAGGCAAACCTTTTTCTTTCAGCAAATTCTTCGATCCAACCGGCTGAATAGTCCAAGTGAAATGATCGATGATGGCACGGAAAATCAAAAGTTGTCTTTCTGTTAACATAGCAATCACCTCTTTTAGCACTCCATAACGTCAAGTGCTAAATACAAGTATAAATTTACCAAACAATCCCACCTTAGTCAACCGAAAACACTCGATTTCAGACTAAAGTAGGATTATTTGGTCAAAAAAGGTCAAATGATGCGGTTTTAAAGAAATTCTTGGAAAACATTATTCCCTAAAAATCTTCCGCTTCTTGTAAGCGCCACATTTTCTTCGTTATTTTCAAGCCAGCCTTTAGCAGTTG belongs to Listeria swaminathanii and includes:
- the hrcA gene encoding heat-inducible transcriptional repressor HrcA encodes the protein MLTERQLLIFRAIIDHFTWTIQPVGSKNLLKEKGLPYSSATIRNEMGVLEEYGFIEKTHSSSGRVPSEKGYRFYVDYLLQPKKLDKSDRQMIRSFFSENYYEMEGLIQNSALMLSDLTNYTSILLGPEATKNHLSGFRFVPINNFQAMLILITDQGHVDNHLVTIPEGSTLSDIERMVNILNERLIGLSLDDLKVQIPMEVKELLGKHVRNYESFMHVFSDSFAQASQQKVYFGGKTNILNQPEFHDINKVREMLHLMEEEQDVYELFRDIPDGLQVKIGRENNNSLMEDCSIITATYNIAGERVGGIVLLGPTRMEYSRMMGLVDVMSRDLTDVLTKLYRDNQN